The following proteins come from a genomic window of Hymenobacter canadensis:
- a CDS encoding M16 family metallopeptidase has product MIHFEEFTLANGLRCIVHEDHTTPMAVLNVLYNVGARDEDADHTGFAHLFEHLMFSGSVNIPSYDEPLQRVGGENNAFTSPDITNYYLTVPAANLETGFWLESDRMLSLAFSENGLEVQRKVVVEEFKQNYLNQPYGDVWLKLRPLAYQHHPYQWATIGKEISHIENAVMDDVRAFFQKHYAPQNAVLVVAGAVTVAEARRLAEKWFEPIAGGPAYERQLPAEPRQTEPRFLEIAADVPLSALYKVYHMPARSADDYYAVDLLSDLLGRGKSSRLYQQLVKENPLFNSISASVTGSLEPGLLVVSGKLNTGVTLEAADAAVEAALATLREAPVADDELEKVKNQAEASIVFGEIELLNRAMNLAYSKLMGDANLVNQESARLQAVTPAAVHAAAREVLRPDNCSTLYYRAQPAAETAPAALATADAK; this is encoded by the coding sequence ATGATTCATTTCGAAGAATTTACGCTGGCCAACGGCCTGCGCTGCATCGTGCACGAAGACCACACCACCCCGATGGCCGTGCTCAATGTGCTCTACAACGTGGGCGCCCGCGACGAGGACGCCGACCACACCGGCTTCGCGCACCTGTTTGAGCACCTGATGTTTTCGGGCTCCGTGAATATCCCGAGCTACGATGAGCCGCTGCAGCGGGTAGGCGGCGAAAACAATGCCTTCACCTCGCCCGACATCACCAACTACTACCTCACCGTGCCCGCCGCCAACCTCGAAACCGGCTTCTGGCTGGAGTCGGACCGGATGCTGAGTTTGGCTTTCTCGGAAAACGGCCTGGAAGTGCAGCGCAAAGTGGTCGTGGAAGAGTTCAAGCAGAACTACCTCAACCAGCCCTACGGCGACGTGTGGCTGAAGCTGCGCCCCCTCGCCTACCAGCACCACCCCTACCAGTGGGCCACCATCGGCAAGGAAATCAGCCACATCGAAAACGCCGTGATGGACGACGTGCGGGCGTTTTTCCAGAAGCACTACGCCCCCCAGAACGCCGTACTGGTAGTGGCCGGCGCCGTGACGGTGGCCGAAGCGCGCCGCCTGGCCGAAAAGTGGTTCGAACCCATTGCGGGCGGCCCAGCGTACGAGCGCCAGCTCCCCGCCGAGCCCCGCCAGACCGAGCCCCGCTTCCTGGAAATAGCCGCCGACGTGCCCCTGAGTGCCCTGTATAAGGTGTACCACATGCCCGCCCGCAGCGCCGACGACTACTACGCTGTGGACCTGCTCAGCGACCTGCTGGGCCGCGGCAAGTCCAGCCGCCTGTACCAGCAGCTGGTGAAGGAAAACCCGTTGTTCAACTCCATTTCAGCCTCCGTGACGGGCTCCCTGGAACCTGGCCTGCTGGTGGTGAGCGGCAAGCTCAACACGGGCGTGACGCTGGAAGCCGCCGATGCGGCCGTAGAAGCCGCGCTGGCCACCCTCCGCGAGGCCCCGGTAGCTGACGACGAGCTGGAAAAGGTGAAGAATCAGGCCGAAGCCAGCATCGTGTTCGGGGAAATCGAGTTGCTCAACCGCGCCATGAATCTGGCCTACAGCAAACTGATGGGCGACGCCAACCTGGTGAATCAGGAAAGCGCCCGCCTGCAGGCCGTCACGCCGGCCGCCGTGCACGCCGCCGCCCGGGAAGTGCTGCGCCCCGACAATTGCAGCACGCTCTAC
- a CDS encoding SusC/RagA family TonB-linked outer membrane protein, translating to MTRLLPLSSLLLLALPALAQQPDTLSPRRVGVAATTDDLPIFQNTLSNDTLYHRVEGILIETIPLPSPFLPLQEQLRRVAGVQASPYSGAPGAQVAVRLRGAASLARNAQPLYVVDGVPVYQNMGESELQTTYGVQQVQVYGLNPLLNLPNEDVESVTVLRGAYETAAYGAQGQNGVISITTKLGRLNQAPQVRYSGYGGVQQVRRRYDLLNARQYAEFQNEAARNTGFPEPFSPIQVAGLGEGTDWQQEVLRVAALQEHHLSVSGGRPTTRYYVGADHLRQNGIVENSQLRRYALRANMQQQLTPRLTLDARAGASQSEARLPPESLTLNMLTAAPVFPARLPDGELNDNPRFGVNPLSQALRQTREPRQRQLLARLELRQQLGQHFTASLLGHAEWNHLLRTGFNRGSGVFADYEDRRNDLRQMRQLTYRTALDYSRTLAGRHALTAHLEVRHHNVQQYDSTDTRLSNNSGQSISYSVSQFNSNLLTATLQTGYTYADRYELQASLRRDGSSAFGTDQRWQWSPGAQLTWHAGQEAFLKDNSIVSQLDVRAGVGRTSNAGYLYGQNFFALFQTGAGGLGIQTLSILGVTTQQDAGLSVGLWDNKLMVEAGAYQRRTALSTIALFGRSDEAGTLRARGLELSLTGTWLSGPRWRAGTTLALAAQQSRYYGNVGWGNNNVQLTADGEPLATYRGLRYLGPDATGQPRYAGSTGASPEGTYENLGSGLPTRLLGFTQDLRYQRLRLQLQADGAFGHQVYSLAGRYLDDPAFYANGRRLLDRWTPANPNTDVPAAGAGLRSNSSYFLQSGNHVRLSSLQVSYELWKQAARSVSVWAGGQNLLVLTKYRGFDPSVSSAGADANQAGLDASAYPTARTLLLGVQGEF from the coding sequence ATGACCCGATTACTACCGCTGAGTTCCTTGTTGCTGCTTGCCCTCCCCGCCCTGGCCCAGCAGCCCGATACGCTCAGCCCGCGCCGGGTGGGCGTTGCGGCAACCACCGATGATCTGCCCATTTTTCAGAATACTTTATCGAATGACACACTATACCATAGAGTTGAGGGAATACTTATTGAAACAATTCCCCTCCCCTCGCCCTTCCTCCCCCTCCAGGAGCAGCTCCGCCGGGTAGCGGGCGTGCAGGCCTCGCCCTACTCCGGGGCGCCGGGCGCGCAGGTGGCGGTCCGGCTGCGGGGGGCGGCCTCGTTGGCCCGCAACGCGCAGCCGCTCTACGTGGTGGATGGCGTGCCTGTGTACCAGAACATGGGCGAGAGTGAGCTACAGACCACCTATGGCGTGCAGCAAGTGCAGGTGTACGGCCTCAACCCGCTGCTGAACCTGCCCAATGAGGACGTGGAATCGGTGACGGTGCTGCGCGGGGCGTACGAGACGGCCGCGTATGGCGCGCAGGGCCAGAACGGCGTTATCAGCATCACCACCAAGCTGGGCCGCCTAAACCAAGCTCCGCAGGTGCGCTACAGCGGCTACGGCGGGGTGCAGCAGGTGCGCCGCCGCTACGACCTGCTGAACGCCCGCCAGTACGCCGAATTCCAGAACGAAGCTGCCCGCAACACAGGCTTCCCGGAGCCGTTTTCACCCATCCAGGTGGCTGGCCTAGGTGAGGGAACCGACTGGCAGCAAGAGGTGCTGCGCGTGGCGGCCCTGCAGGAGCACCACCTGAGCGTATCGGGCGGCCGCCCCACCACCCGCTACTACGTCGGCGCCGACCACCTGCGCCAGAACGGCATCGTGGAAAACTCGCAGCTGCGCCGCTACGCCCTGCGCGCCAACATGCAGCAGCAGCTCACGCCCCGCCTCACGCTGGATGCCCGCGCCGGTGCCAGCCAGTCCGAAGCCCGGCTCCCACCCGAAAGCCTTACGCTGAATATGCTGACGGCCGCACCGGTGTTTCCGGCCCGCCTGCCCGACGGTGAGTTGAACGATAACCCGCGGTTTGGGGTAAATCCGCTCAGCCAGGCCCTGCGCCAGACGCGCGAGCCCCGGCAGCGGCAGCTGCTGGCCCGCCTGGAACTGCGCCAGCAGCTCGGTCAGCACTTCACGGCCAGTCTACTGGGCCATGCAGAGTGGAACCACCTGCTCCGCACCGGTTTCAATCGGGGCAGCGGCGTATTTGCCGACTACGAAGACCGCCGCAACGACCTGCGGCAGATGCGCCAGCTCACCTACCGTACTGCCCTCGATTACAGCCGTACCCTGGCTGGGCGCCACGCCCTGACGGCGCACCTGGAGGTGCGCCATCATAATGTGCAGCAGTACGACAGCACCGACACGCGGCTGAGCAACAACTCAGGGCAGAGCATCAGCTACAGCGTCAGTCAATTTAACAGCAACCTGCTGACCGCCACCCTGCAGACGGGTTACACCTACGCCGACCGCTACGAGCTGCAGGCCAGCCTCCGCCGCGACGGCAGCAGCGCCTTCGGCACCGACCAGCGCTGGCAGTGGAGCCCCGGCGCGCAGCTTACCTGGCATGCCGGGCAGGAGGCATTTCTGAAGGACAATTCCATCGTGTCGCAGCTGGATGTGCGGGCAGGCGTAGGGCGTACGTCCAATGCCGGATACCTCTACGGACAGAATTTCTTTGCCCTTTTCCAGACCGGGGCGGGTGGCTTGGGCATCCAGACACTATCAATCCTGGGAGTCACCACCCAGCAGGATGCGGGCCTGAGCGTGGGGCTCTGGGACAACAAACTGATGGTAGAGGCCGGTGCCTACCAGCGCCGCACGGCCCTTAGCACCATTGCCCTGTTTGGCCGCTCCGACGAGGCCGGCACGCTGCGGGCCCGCGGCCTGGAGCTGAGCCTGACCGGCACCTGGCTGAGTGGCCCCCGCTGGCGGGCCGGCACCACCCTGGCCCTGGCCGCCCAGCAAAGCCGCTACTATGGTAATGTGGGGTGGGGCAACAACAACGTGCAGCTAACGGCCGACGGCGAGCCGCTGGCCACTTACCGCGGCCTACGCTACCTCGGCCCCGACGCCACCGGCCAGCCCCGCTACGCCGGCAGCACGGGTGCCTCCCCGGAGGGCACCTACGAAAACCTGGGCTCGGGCCTGCCCACGCGGCTGCTGGGCTTCACGCAGGATCTGCGCTACCAGCGTCTGCGCTTGCAGCTGCAGGCCGATGGTGCCTTTGGCCACCAAGTGTATAGCCTGGCGGGCCGCTACCTCGACGACCCCGCCTTCTACGCCAACGGTCGCCGCCTGCTCGACCGCTGGACACCCGCCAACCCCAACACCGACGTGCCGGCCGCTGGGGCAGGCCTGCGCTCCAACAGCTCGTATTTTCTGCAGTCGGGCAACCATGTGCGACTGTCCAGCTTGCAGGTCAGCTACGAGCTGTGGAAGCAGGCGGCGCGCAGCGTGAGCGTGTGGGCGGGCGGCCAGAACCTGCTGGTGCTGACCAAATACCGCGGCTTCGACCCCAGCGTGAGCAGCGCTGGCGCCGACGCCAACCAAGCCGGCCTCGACGCCAGCGCCTACCCCACGGCCCGCACTCTGCTGCTGGGCGTGCAGGGTGAATTTTAA